A stretch of Triticum aestivum cultivar Chinese Spring chromosome 1D, IWGSC CS RefSeq v2.1, whole genome shotgun sequence DNA encodes these proteins:
- the LOC123169817 gene encoding small EDRK-rich factor 2 → MTRGDQRERDRQRAQARKPGTKGRDDGLTPEQRRERDAKALQEKTAKKAAQATQGADDAKKKNVAGKK, encoded by the exons ATGACTC GCGGCGACCAGAGGGAGCGGGACAGGCAGAGGGCGCAGGCGCGGAAGCCGGGGACCAAGGGCCGCGACGACGGGCTCACGCCGGAGCAGCGACGAGAGAGGGACGCCAAGGCGCTGCAGGAGAAGACCGCAAAGAAGGCGGCGCAGGCCACGCAGGGGGCCGAcgacgccaagaagaagaacgtcGCCGGCAAGAAATAG